Genomic segment of Paenibacillus sp. FSL R5-0912:
TCCAGATTCAGATCAATGACGGGAAAGTGATCCATGGCCATTCTGGAATACTCTTTGAACTTCGCGCGCTCCACTTCGAGAATGACGTCATAGCCGCTATATTCTTTAATAGAACCCATAACGGCCAGATCCTTCCGGTCGACGATGGCCGAGAAGGTCAGCTTCATTCGTTTTTTCTCATTCATGACCTCGTTGATTTTGCGGATCTCCCCGTCATACACCAGCTTGCCCTGATTGATCACGATGGTCCGCTTACACAGATCTTCAATATCCTTCATATAGTGGCTCGTCAGCAGCAGCGTTGTGCGGAATTCATGATTGTAAGCCTTGAGGAACTCGCGGATGTTCTTCTGTGACACCAGATCCAGGCCAATCGTCGGCTCATCCAGAAATATAATCCTGGGCCGGTGCAGCAAAGCAGCGATCAGCTCCATCTTCATCCGTTCACCCAAGGACAGTCTTCGGACCTGTACATGCAGCAGGTGCCTGACATCCATCAGCGTCACTAATTCGTCAAGGGTATCCTTATACTTCTGATCGCTGATTTCATAAATACATTTGTTCAGATACAGGGAATCACTTGCCGGCAGATCCAGCCACAGCTGGTTTTTTTGGCCCATGACAATGGAAAATTGCTTCTTGAAGTCATTTTCCCGATCCCAAGGCGTGTAGCCCAGTACCTCAGCACTGCCGCCACTCGGATACAGGATGCCGGAGAGCATTTTCAAAGTGGTGGTTTTGCCTGCTCCGTTCGGCCCCAGAAACGCAACCATCTCGCCTTCATGAATATCGAACGAGACCTTGTTCACGGCATCCTTGGTTAATTTCTCCCTGTGGAACAGATTCTTGATGGAGTTTCGGATTCCCGTTTCTTTTTTGTAGTAGTCAAAGGACTTGCTTAATTGATCCACATGAATGACCATACCGGCATCCCTACTTTGCAATGGTTATCAATCTGATGAACGGGCTGTATATCCGGATATGCTCCGGCTGAAGACCAAATATATTCTGTGCCGTAAGCTCCGCAGCACTGTCCAGCTCCACAAGCTCCTCTGCGGCCAGTTGAAAGAGCTGATACTGATACTGCTGCAAAAACCGGAACAGATCACTTATCGAATTTCCGAACCGCATTGCCAGAGCCTCCGTCGCTTCCAGCATGAGCATGGGCTTCTCATGATGCTGCTGCAAATACTGTTCAAATCCCTTTAATGCTTTTAATTCGCCGCCTTCAATATCGATTTTCATCAGGTCAATGTGACTGATATGCTGCTGCTCAATGTACGTATCCAGAGTTTGCACCCGGCAACGGTAGGTTTCATGCTGCAAGGCCCGGTCAATCACCAACGCAGCATCCTCCGATCCGCTTCGTACAGGCAGGTAGATCTCCGCTTCCCCGTTATAGTCAGACAGCGCAAGCTGATTGAGAACTACATTCTGCAGGTTATTTAATTGGATGTTTCTTGCCAGTTCAGCGAAGGTGGGGCTTACCGGCTCAAAGCTATGAACTCTGCCCCCCTGCCCTACCGCTTGTGCGAATAACGTGGAATACCATCCATAATTCGCCCCGATATCCAATACTTCAAATCCTTCACGGATCAGAATGGACAATAACCGGCTCTCTTCGCGCTCCACAAATCCATCCCGCATGAGAAAACCAAGACTGTTCAAGTGCCCGGTATCCCAAAGAAACCGTCTCCCGTCCGTCAGCCTGATCCGGGTCTCCGCTTGATGAATTTCAATCTGCTCCACCTGCTCTTTAAGCACCCGTCTAAGCAATTGGACAGCCTCGACCCTCTTCTCCCAAAACATCCGCTGGATCTGCTCGTACCTGGTTTCTTCCGGCATCATCGGCCTCCTGTTGCATAGGAATGTAAATAAGCTAGCTCATCCTCCGCAATCTGCTTCAGATGATTCACGGTAGCCGTTACCCCTCTGTCCAAGCTTATCGTCATCTTCATGAAGCTCACTTCAAGCTTCCTCCAGGCTGAGCCGAGATGAGCGTAATCCATGGTGCTGCAGGTGCCGAAATGCCTTAACCGCGATAGAGCAATCGTGCGGATGCAGCCAAACTGTTGTTTGAACACAGGATTATCCATTAAATTCTCCGCCCCCCTATAAGCTCCAACATCCATGATCCGTTCCGAAATTTGGGCATAGGTGCGGGTGACCAACTCTTCATAGGGCTGTGTAGTTAAGTACGGCCGGATAGAGTTCAGGTCAGGATTCAGGCTGAGGGGCGGGCTGATTTCCATAACCGGTTCGCTGAAGGTGCGCCATGCCTGCTCCACACAAGTTCTGTCTGCCAATAGGCTGATTTTGAAATAAGGATCTGTAACTCTCAGGCTCTGATCGTCTGCCGCTTCAGCAAGCACATAATGCAGCATATGGCCGTTCCCGTAAAATTCCTTCATGTAGGGCACATAGTGGGCATCCACCGGCAGCAAATACATACGTCCACTAACCATCGAGTCTAAACGGCAAGGCTCCAATCTAACTCCATAAGCACGCCGGATAAAGCTAAACAGTTCATTCACCGGCACCGTACTGTCGAACCAGTCATAGCCTGCATAATAATTAATGGAGAAATTATACCTGTACAGCGGATTCGGATCGGCATGATGCCTAGACAGCCAGAATGTAACCGTATTCAATAAACAATCATAAGGACCCAGGGGAACCACCCAATCCATCAGCTCGCGGCTTACAGCAGAATTCTTCGTTGTAGCCTCCATCCTTACTTCCCGTGAAGATACAGCAGAATGCATTTGGAGCATACCGGCATCAGGCCGCATTGCAGGGTTTCCCGGACTCTTTCGAAATTCTCGCCATCCCATATCTCTTTAAGATCCTGATCCGCCAGATTCCCCAAGGAGAACTCTGGAAATAATTTGCAGGCACTGACTTCACCGTCAGCCAGCACATCCAGTCTGGTGCGGATCGACAAGCATTGCGTTTTATTCTGGGCGGGCTTCTCTGAACCCAATACAAAGTCCCGTACTTCATCCATTTCAAGCGCAGGCTGATACCGTGTTCTTAAGTTCCAGGTTCGCTGGTTAATCCTCTCCATCTGCGCAAGCAGCGGATCAATCCTGTCAGGGGAGATGCGATACTTGAACGAAT
This window contains:
- a CDS encoding ABC transporter ATP-binding protein, whose translation is MVIHVDQLSKSFDYYKKETGIRNSIKNLFHREKLTKDAVNKVSFDIHEGEMVAFLGPNGAGKTTTLKMLSGILYPSGGSAEVLGYTPWDRENDFKKQFSIVMGQKNQLWLDLPASDSLYLNKCIYEISDQKYKDTLDELVTLMDVRHLLHVQVRRLSLGERMKMELIAALLHRPRIIFLDEPTIGLDLVSQKNIREFLKAYNHEFRTTLLLTSHYMKDIEDLCKRTIVINQGKLVYDGEIRKINEVMNEKKRMKLTFSAIVDRKDLAVMGSIKEYSGYDVILEVERAKFKEYSRMAMDHFPVIDLNLEDIPLEEAIARLYEQPEPRG
- a CDS encoding FkbM family methyltransferase — translated: MPEETRYEQIQRMFWEKRVEAVQLLRRVLKEQVEQIEIHQAETRIRLTDGRRFLWDTGHLNSLGFLMRDGFVEREESRLLSILIREGFEVLDIGANYGWYSTLFAQAVGQGGRVHSFEPVSPTFAELARNIQLNNLQNVVLNQLALSDYNGEAEIYLPVRSGSEDAALVIDRALQHETYRCRVQTLDTYIEQQHISHIDLMKIDIEGGELKALKGFEQYLQQHHEKPMLMLEATEALAMRFGNSISDLFRFLQQYQYQLFQLAAEELVELDSAAELTAQNIFGLQPEHIRIYSPFIRLITIAK